Proteins from a genomic interval of Sporolactobacillus sp. Y61:
- a CDS encoding DMT family transporter, which translates to MNLKRSLAADAGLLAVTFVWGTTFIIVQNVLDKLTPLQFNAWRFLTAAIILTCWKMCFRGWRPVSARKSVRLIGSGLLLGTFLFIGYICQTVGLLYTSASNAAFITGLSVVLVPLFSIFILKRTPGKAALAGILLAAAGLFFLTTKGQFVINRGDLIVLVCAAAFALHIIFTARVTEKYNSLSLTIIQLTAVALYSFAFGLPTDGLRILDISALLEPDIVAVILFMGVFATAFAYLFQTDLQKVTPATHVGLIFIMEPVFAAWTSVIIQHVILGKTELIGCTLILIGMLFAEWPSGKKRTEQ; encoded by the coding sequence ATGAATCTGAAACGTTCTCTTGCAGCTGACGCCGGACTGCTGGCTGTTACATTTGTATGGGGTACTACATTTATTATCGTTCAAAATGTGCTGGACAAGCTCACGCCCCTGCAATTCAACGCCTGGCGTTTTCTGACGGCAGCCATCATACTGACCTGCTGGAAGATGTGTTTCAGAGGATGGAGGCCGGTCTCCGCCCGCAAAAGTGTACGGCTGATCGGTTCAGGATTGCTGCTTGGTACTTTTCTGTTTATCGGATATATCTGTCAGACTGTCGGCCTGTTATACACGTCAGCTTCGAACGCCGCATTTATCACAGGGTTGAGTGTGGTCCTTGTACCGCTTTTTTCTATATTCATACTAAAAAGAACACCAGGTAAAGCTGCTCTCGCTGGAATTCTGCTGGCTGCCGCAGGTCTGTTCTTTCTGACTACAAAAGGGCAGTTCGTCATCAATCGCGGAGACCTGATTGTGCTTGTCTGCGCCGCCGCCTTCGCCCTGCATATCATCTTTACAGCCAGGGTAACGGAAAAATATAACAGTCTTTCCCTGACAATCATTCAGCTGACAGCGGTCGCTCTTTACAGTTTTGCCTTTGGTCTTCCAACTGACGGGCTGAGGATTTTAGATATATCCGCCCTTCTGGAGCCTGATATTGTTGCAGTTATCCTTTTTATGGGCGTGTTCGCCACCGCATTTGCTTATCTTTTTCAGACAGATTTGCAAAAAGTCACACCGGCTACTCATGTCGGTCTGATTTTTATCATGGAACCCGTTTTTGCCGCCTGGACATCCGTGATTATTCAGCATGTCATACTTGGAAAAACGGAACTGATTGGTTGCACGCTTATTTTAATCGGTATGCTGTTTGCCGAATGGCCATCAGGAAAAAAGCGGACAGAACAGTAA
- a CDS encoding reverse transcriptase-like protein has product MIEVFVDGAAGGNPGIAGGGIYINLGDGREIRRTVHLGVLSSNHEAEFATMVAALKFCHEHGYLSAFFRTDSQLVDHAIEIRHVKNSIFAGYLEQAMDLIQHFDLFFCKWIPDEKNRNADQLARQAIREQRIQLSEGDQI; this is encoded by the coding sequence TTGATTGAGGTATTTGTCGATGGAGCAGCAGGCGGAAATCCCGGAATTGCCGGTGGCGGAATATATATTAACCTTGGTGATGGAAGGGAAATCCGCAGGACTGTTCACCTGGGCGTCCTTTCCAGTAACCACGAAGCTGAATTTGCAACCATGGTTGCCGCACTGAAGTTCTGCCACGAACACGGATATCTGTCGGCCTTTTTTCGTACCGATTCACAGCTGGTTGATCACGCTATTGAGATCAGACACGTAAAAAATAGCATTTTTGCGGGCTATCTGGAACAGGCAATGGATCTGATTCAACATTTCGATCTGTTCTTCTGTAAGTGGATCCCTGACGAGAAAAACCGCAATGCCGATCAACTGGCACGTCAGGCAATCAGAGAACAGCGGATACAATTAAGTGAGGGGGATCAGATATGA